The following coding sequences are from one Gossypium hirsutum isolate 1008001.06 chromosome A12, Gossypium_hirsutum_v2.1, whole genome shotgun sequence window:
- the LOC107931897 gene encoding uncharacterized protein produces MVSTDTIDYHSLFDLPSFPLNDSSLDYNNLQALLNNKQTPEENPVVDHQPTCQNQLLGTQFQSCLSFGPNLEQGYEESFNNLNGFELKNEECQEVTKYLRRNFSFQPCFDPLVASENFQGQALSMPQNTCNGDLENMNQKSYEEAQTPFKVGRYNPEERQERISKYRAKRNQRNFNKTIKYACRKTLADSRPRIRGRFARNDEAIEIPKAACSTRDEEEDDLWVLHEVEDDETLARGDFMNSFCQNQFQYHHGYF; encoded by the exons ATGGTTTCCACTGATACCATTGATTATCACTCATTGTTTGATCTTCCTTCCTTTCCTCTCAACGATTCTTCATTAGATTATAATAATCTTCAAGCCTTATTGAACAATAAACAAACCCCAGAAGAAAACCCAGTTGTTGATCATCAACCCACTTGCCAAAACCAATTACTTGGAACCCAGTTCCAGTCTTGTTTGTCATTTGGTCCGAATTTGGAACAGGGGTATGAAGAAAGTTTCAACAACTTGAATGGCTTTGAACTTAAAAATGAAGAATGTCAAGAGGTAACAAAGTACTTGCGAAGAAACTTTTCATTTCAACCTTGTTTTGATCCTCTCGTGGCGTCAGAGAATTTTCAAGGTCAAGCTTTGAGCATGCCCCAAAACACCTGCAATGGAGATTTAGAG AATATGAACCAAAAGTCATATGAGGAAGCACAAACACCCTTTAAAGTAGGACGTTACAACCCAGAAGAGAGACAAGAAAGGATTTCCAAGTACAGAGCAAAGCGCAATCAAAGGAACTTCAACAAAACAATTAAG TATGCATGCCGCAAAACACTAGCCGACAGCCGTCCTCGTATACGTGGCAGATTCGCACGCAACGATGAAGCTATTGAGATTCCCAAAGCTGCATGTTCAACCAGagatgaagaggaagatgatttatGG GTATTGcatgaggttgaagatgatgaaacaCTAGCAAGAGGAGATTTTATGAACAGTTTCtgtcaaaatcaatttcaatacCACCATGGCTACTTCTGA